A part of Tessaracoccus timonensis genomic DNA contains:
- a CDS encoding replication-associated recombination protein A: MSYDLDLFGAPESDAPVGSLGDALEEGAPLAVRMRPRNLDEIVGQQHLLTPGSPLRRLVEGQPMSVFLWGPPGVGKTTLASIVSRESGARFVEVSAVSAGVKEIRAQLDAARRALHQGTSTVLFIDEVHRFSKTQQDALLPAVENRLVTLIAATTENPSFSVISPLLSRSLLLRLKPLEDEDIGALIDRAVHDERGLHDAVELADATRAELLRMSGGDARRALTYLEEAAASATALGERVVTPEILTSAVDRATLRYDRDGDQHYDVISAFIKSIRGSDVDAALHYLARMLEAGEDPRFIARRLVISASEDVGLAATNVLPTCVAAAQAVQLIGMPEARITLAHATVVAATAPKSNAAYLAIGKALADVQAGKGNSVPLHLRDGSAKASKEAGFGQGYLYAHDYPHHIVGQQYLPDDLDGTRYYEPTHNGAEQVIAERLHSLRSVLSDRVAPSKHGGEDDERR, from the coding sequence GTGAGTTACGACCTCGATCTGTTTGGCGCGCCCGAATCCGATGCTCCCGTCGGATCGCTCGGCGACGCCCTCGAAGAGGGGGCGCCGCTCGCCGTCCGGATGCGTCCGCGCAACCTCGACGAGATCGTCGGGCAACAGCATCTCCTCACCCCAGGCTCACCGCTTCGGCGTCTGGTAGAAGGCCAGCCCATGAGCGTGTTTCTCTGGGGGCCGCCAGGGGTAGGCAAGACGACGCTCGCATCGATCGTCTCGAGGGAATCTGGCGCACGATTCGTCGAAGTCTCCGCCGTCTCAGCCGGCGTGAAGGAAATCCGAGCCCAGCTCGACGCCGCCCGTCGCGCGCTGCACCAAGGCACATCGACGGTGCTGTTCATCGACGAGGTGCACCGCTTCTCGAAGACCCAACAAGACGCCCTGCTGCCTGCCGTCGAGAACCGGCTCGTCACGCTCATCGCTGCCACCACCGAGAACCCTTCTTTCTCCGTGATCTCGCCGCTGCTGTCGCGCTCGCTCCTGCTGCGCCTCAAGCCCCTGGAGGACGAGGATATCGGCGCGCTGATCGATCGTGCAGTGCACGACGAGCGCGGACTCCACGACGCCGTCGAGCTGGCGGACGCCACCCGCGCCGAGCTGCTTCGCATGTCAGGGGGAGACGCGCGTCGGGCACTCACCTATCTGGAGGAGGCGGCTGCCTCGGCCACCGCGCTGGGAGAACGTGTCGTCACGCCGGAGATTCTCACCAGCGCTGTCGACCGCGCCACACTCCGCTACGACCGCGACGGCGACCAGCACTACGACGTGATCTCGGCATTCATCAAGTCCATTCGCGGCTCCGACGTCGATGCCGCCTTGCATTACCTCGCCCGCATGCTGGAGGCAGGGGAGGACCCTCGCTTCATCGCCAGGCGTCTGGTGATCTCCGCGTCCGAGGACGTGGGGCTCGCCGCTACGAACGTGTTGCCCACTTGTGTGGCTGCCGCGCAGGCCGTCCAGCTCATCGGGATGCCAGAGGCTCGCATCACCTTGGCGCACGCGACGGTGGTGGCGGCCACCGCGCCGAAGTCCAACGCCGCCTACCTTGCGATCGGCAAGGCCCTCGCCGATGTGCAGGCCGGCAAGGGCAACTCCGTGCCCCTCCACCTTCGCGACGGGTCCGCTAAAGCCAGCAAGGAAGCCGGGTTCGGCCAGGGCTACCTGTACGCCCACGACTACCCGCACCACATCGTCGGACAGCAGTATCTCCCCGATGATCTGGACGGCACGCGTTACTACGAACCCACCCACAACGGAGCCGAGCAAGTGATTGCTGAGCGCCTTCACTCGCTCCGCAGTGTGCTCTCAGATAGAGTTGCGCCGTCGAAACACGGAGGAGAAGACGATGAGCGTCGCTGA
- a CDS encoding DUF948 domain-containing protein produces the protein MSVAELAAILAAVALCVLVALAARPLLKLSAAIDDVTESVRNASESMVPAMERLTDAAAKADANLDKLSDVTDDAGRVASHAAEVSEDAAQFSNLVGAVFQKPLIKTASFTYAARKAIGGGRK, from the coding sequence ATGAGCGTCGCTGAATTGGCCGCCATACTGGCCGCCGTCGCGCTGTGTGTCCTCGTCGCTCTCGCCGCACGCCCTTTACTCAAACTGAGTGCGGCCATTGATGACGTGACCGAGTCCGTACGCAACGCGAGCGAATCGATGGTGCCCGCCATGGAACGCCTCACAGATGCTGCTGCGAAGGCCGACGCGAACCTCGACAAGCTCTCGGATGTCACCGACGATGCGGGCCGCGTCGCTTCCCACGCCGCCGAAGTTAGCGAGGACGCGGCCCAGTTCTCGAATCTCGTCGGTGCGGTGTTCCAGAAGCCGCTCATCAAGACCGCATCGTTCACGTATGCCGCGCGCAAAGCGATTGGAGGCGGTCGCAAATGA
- the alaS gene encoding alanine--tRNA ligase has translation MQTHDILQRFIHHFEAHEHEVVPSASLLYNDPTLLFVNAGMVPFKPYFLGDEPAPYRRAVSAQKCVRTLDIEEVGKTTRHGTFFQMLGNFSFGDYFKEAAISMAWELVTKPEADGGLGFDGDKIWVTALHGDDETIGMWRAVGVPSGHIQQRGLKDNYWHMGVPGPGGPCSEIYVDRGPEFGPDGGPEADEDRFLEIWNLVFQQEELSAVRAKDDFDVARALPSKNIDTGAGLERMAFLKQGKANMYEIDQVFPVIEKASELSGKRYGANAEDDIWFRVVADHVRSSLMLMTDGVTPGNEARGFVLRRLLRRVIRAMRLLGVQDPVLSELLPVSKSLMEPSYPEITEAWDRVSQAASAEEESFRRTLQSGTVLFDGVAAELKQSKATAVPGDTAFKLHDTYGFPIDLTMEMAAEQGLTVDRTAFEALMQEQKDRARADAKAKKGGLANHEAYREFREQGETPFTGYEELGLQTKVRGLIDGGYATNRAGDGAEVELILEETPFYAEAGGQDADHGVIIGDGFTADVLDVQRPVPGLVVHRVKLAGELGVGVPVEAQVDPGLRHQASQAHTATHIVHAALRELLGSGATQAGSYNKPGYLRFDYSSPQGMSKELRREVEERSNQAILDGFDVTSQQLKLEDAKALGAMAMFGEKYPPIVRMVELAGPWSRELCGGTHVANTAQIGVLNLVSEQSVGSGVRRVEALVAHDAFRQFAAERALVRELTDTLRVAPEQLGERVGKLVQQLKDAEKQIAKLQSEKLLASAEAMLADVERVGSVNLLALKVQGVSGGDLRTLAADLRERLDSATAGVVALVGGTDKPAAIVATNEPAREQGLKAGALIREVCATLGGKGGGKDDLAQGGGADWAQADAALAAVRAKVADA, from the coding sequence ATGCAGACCCATGACATCCTCCAGCGCTTCATCCACCACTTCGAGGCCCACGAGCACGAGGTGGTGCCGAGCGCATCGCTGTTGTACAACGACCCGACTCTGCTGTTCGTCAACGCCGGCATGGTGCCGTTCAAGCCGTACTTCCTCGGCGACGAGCCCGCGCCTTATCGTCGCGCCGTCTCCGCGCAAAAGTGCGTGAGAACGCTCGACATCGAAGAGGTTGGCAAGACCACCCGCCACGGCACGTTCTTCCAGATGCTGGGCAATTTCTCGTTCGGCGACTACTTCAAAGAAGCCGCCATCTCGATGGCGTGGGAACTCGTCACGAAACCGGAAGCCGACGGGGGCTTGGGCTTCGACGGCGACAAGATCTGGGTGACCGCGCTCCACGGCGACGACGAAACTATCGGCATGTGGCGCGCCGTCGGGGTGCCGAGCGGGCACATTCAGCAACGCGGGCTCAAAGATAACTACTGGCACATGGGCGTTCCCGGCCCCGGTGGCCCCTGTTCCGAGATTTATGTCGATCGTGGGCCAGAGTTCGGCCCCGACGGCGGCCCCGAGGCCGACGAAGACCGCTTCCTTGAGATCTGGAACCTGGTGTTCCAGCAGGAGGAGCTTTCCGCGGTTCGCGCAAAGGACGACTTCGACGTCGCCCGCGCTCTGCCGAGCAAAAACATTGATACCGGCGCCGGGCTCGAACGCATGGCCTTCCTCAAGCAGGGCAAGGCGAACATGTACGAGATCGACCAAGTGTTCCCTGTCATCGAGAAGGCATCGGAGCTCTCCGGCAAACGCTACGGCGCGAACGCCGAGGACGACATCTGGTTCCGCGTTGTCGCCGACCACGTCCGCAGTTCTCTGATGCTGATGACCGACGGCGTCACTCCCGGCAACGAGGCTCGTGGCTTCGTGCTGCGCCGGCTGCTTCGTCGAGTTATTCGCGCGATGCGGCTGCTGGGTGTCCAGGATCCGGTGCTCAGCGAACTGCTGCCGGTGTCGAAGTCGCTCATGGAGCCCTCCTACCCGGAGATCACTGAGGCGTGGGACCGCGTTTCGCAAGCCGCGTCTGCGGAGGAAGAGAGCTTCCGGCGCACGCTCCAGTCGGGCACGGTGCTCTTCGACGGCGTCGCCGCCGAACTGAAGCAGTCCAAGGCGACCGCGGTGCCTGGCGATACGGCTTTCAAGCTGCACGACACTTACGGCTTCCCGATTGACCTGACGATGGAGATGGCCGCCGAGCAGGGGCTCACCGTCGATCGCACTGCATTCGAAGCGCTCATGCAGGAGCAGAAAGACCGCGCCCGGGCCGACGCCAAGGCGAAGAAGGGCGGGCTCGCGAACCACGAGGCATACCGTGAGTTCCGCGAACAAGGGGAGACCCCCTTCACCGGGTACGAAGAGCTCGGGCTGCAGACGAAGGTGCGCGGCCTCATCGACGGCGGTTACGCCACCAACCGTGCCGGCGACGGTGCTGAAGTGGAGCTCATCCTCGAAGAGACGCCGTTCTACGCCGAGGCAGGCGGCCAGGACGCCGACCATGGAGTCATCATCGGCGACGGATTCACTGCCGACGTGCTCGACGTGCAGCGCCCGGTGCCGGGGCTCGTCGTGCATCGAGTGAAACTCGCTGGTGAACTCGGGGTGGGGGTGCCCGTCGAGGCGCAGGTTGATCCGGGGCTTCGCCACCAGGCGTCGCAGGCGCATACTGCGACGCACATCGTCCACGCCGCGCTGCGCGAGCTGCTCGGCTCGGGGGCAACGCAGGCCGGTTCCTACAACAAGCCCGGCTACCTGCGATTCGACTACTCGTCCCCACAAGGGATGAGTAAGGAGCTGCGTCGCGAGGTGGAGGAGCGCTCCAACCAGGCCATCCTTGACGGCTTCGACGTGACCAGCCAGCAACTCAAGCTGGAGGACGCGAAGGCGCTCGGTGCGATGGCCATGTTCGGCGAAAAATACCCACCCATCGTGCGCATGGTGGAGTTGGCGGGCCCCTGGTCACGCGAGCTGTGCGGGGGCACCCACGTCGCCAACACCGCACAGATCGGTGTGCTGAACCTCGTCTCTGAGCAGTCGGTCGGCTCCGGAGTCCGACGCGTCGAAGCGCTCGTCGCACATGATGCGTTTCGGCAGTTCGCCGCTGAGCGCGCGCTAGTGCGCGAGCTCACCGACACGTTGCGGGTAGCCCCCGAACAATTGGGGGAGCGCGTCGGGAAGCTCGTGCAGCAGCTCAAGGATGCGGAGAAGCAGATCGCCAAGCTGCAGTCGGAAAAGCTGCTGGCCAGCGCCGAAGCAATGCTCGCTGATGTGGAACGCGTCGGTTCGGTCAACTTGCTTGCACTGAAGGTGCAAGGGGTGAGTGGCGGTGACCTGCGCACCTTGGCGGCCGATCTCAGGGAGCGTCTGGATAGCGCGACCGCAGGCGTCGTCGCGTTGGTTGGCGGCACAGATAAGCCCGCTGCCATCGTTGCTACGAATGAACCCGCCCGTGAGCAGGGCCTCAAGGCAGGCGCACTTATCCGAGAGGTGTGTGCGACGCTCGGCGGCAAGGGCGGCGGCAAGGACGACCTGGCGCAGGGTGGCGGCGCCGACTGGGCACAAGCTGACGCCGCGTTGGCAGCTGTGCGAGCCAAGGTTGCTGATGCCTGA
- the ruvX gene encoding Holliday junction resolvase RuvX translates to MPESPRLGIDWGKARIGVAACGRHTTVCHPVATVRAGRDELAKLEAIVEEYEPEIIYVGYPLDLRGRLGPAAEFVAQKAAVLAQRVAPIEVRLIDERMSTVSASRSLGSVGRDTRSQRGIIDQAAAVEILQTAVDVEERLAEPAGEPLHGNEDE, encoded by the coding sequence ATGCCTGAATCTCCGCGACTAGGCATCGACTGGGGTAAGGCCCGCATTGGTGTTGCCGCGTGTGGGCGACATACGACGGTGTGTCACCCCGTGGCGACGGTGCGAGCAGGCCGCGACGAACTCGCCAAGCTCGAGGCCATCGTCGAGGAGTATGAGCCGGAAATCATCTACGTGGGATACCCGCTCGATCTTCGTGGCCGATTGGGCCCGGCCGCTGAATTTGTGGCGCAGAAGGCGGCAGTGTTGGCACAACGCGTCGCCCCAATTGAGGTTCGCCTGATTGACGAACGGATGAGCACGGTGTCGGCGTCGCGTAGTCTTGGGAGTGTCGGGCGAGACACCAGATCTCAGCGTGGCATCATCGATCAAGCTGCAGCTGTAGAGATTTTGCAGACCGCGGTCGACGTTGAGGAGCGCCTGGCTGAGCCAGCCGGGGAGCCACTGCACGGAAACGAGGACGAATGA
- the mltG gene encoding endolytic transglycosylase MltG, with protein MSEKKPVDWRNVAYYGRGAFAVVLALAVLVGGGWFAYSKAHDFYVAATTPDDDFVGNGTEEIDVVIPRGAGITEIGDILYEAGVVKSVRKFRSEALSSGSVDRLQAGRYQLRKELPAEAALKMLLDPSNIKRIWITFPEGTTVKEQQARISSELGLSQEQIDTAAARVGELGLPQWANTNGNLEGFLFPARYDVAEPIDVFAIMSNQVKQFNTVATRTDIADRAKALGKSPLEALTVASIIEGESHDPDYQPLIAAVIYNRLEKDMKLEMDSTVHYAVGKTGAVTTTAAERASESAYNTYRHKGLPPGPINNPGETAIKAALSPADTEALYFVTVNLDTGETLFANTLEEHNANVKKFQEYCQANKGKCSGK; from the coding sequence ATGAGCGAGAAGAAACCTGTGGACTGGCGCAACGTGGCCTACTACGGTCGAGGCGCCTTCGCAGTGGTGCTCGCACTCGCGGTGCTGGTTGGCGGGGGCTGGTTCGCGTACTCGAAGGCCCACGACTTCTACGTCGCCGCGACCACACCCGATGACGACTTCGTCGGGAACGGCACCGAAGAGATCGACGTGGTCATTCCTCGCGGTGCAGGTATTACCGAAATCGGCGACATTCTCTACGAAGCGGGCGTCGTGAAGTCGGTGCGAAAGTTCCGCAGCGAGGCGCTCAGCTCCGGTTCGGTCGACCGCCTCCAAGCCGGCAGATACCAGCTCCGCAAGGAACTACCCGCAGAGGCAGCGCTCAAGATGCTGCTCGACCCGAGCAACATCAAACGAATCTGGATCACCTTCCCCGAAGGCACCACGGTGAAGGAACAGCAGGCCCGTATCAGCAGCGAACTTGGGCTTTCCCAGGAACAGATCGACACCGCTGCGGCGCGCGTAGGCGAGCTGGGACTCCCACAGTGGGCCAATACCAACGGGAATCTCGAAGGCTTCCTGTTCCCTGCTCGCTACGACGTGGCAGAGCCCATTGATGTCTTCGCGATTATGAGCAACCAGGTCAAACAGTTCAATACTGTCGCAACGCGCACCGACATTGCCGACCGCGCGAAAGCCCTCGGCAAGTCCCCGCTCGAGGCGCTCACCGTCGCATCGATCATCGAGGGCGAGTCGCACGATCCCGATTACCAACCGCTCATCGCGGCCGTTATTTACAACCGCCTCGAGAAGGATATGAAGCTGGAAATGGACTCGACGGTGCACTATGCGGTCGGCAAGACTGGCGCGGTCACCACCACGGCTGCCGAGCGTGCCAGCGAATCGGCGTACAACACGTATCGCCACAAGGGGCTTCCGCCCGGCCCTATCAACAACCCGGGAGAGACCGCCATCAAGGCAGCTCTCAGCCCGGCAGATACCGAGGCGCTGTACTTCGTTACGGTCAACCTCGACACCGGGGAGACGCTCTTCGCCAATACGCTCGAGGAGCACAACGCCAACGTGAAGAAGTTCCAGGAGTACTGCCAGGCAAACAAGGGCAAGTGCTCGGGCAAGTGA
- a CDS encoding shikimate dehydrogenase, whose amino-acid sequence MLGQVMRCAVIGDPASHSLSPAIHTAGYVAVGLDWRYEAIDVTPRELSSFVEGCQADGRWVGLSVTAPHKDAIVEFGEPDEPTRLLGCGNTLVFGEQPLVRNTDVPGFALALERSGAPTPRRVAIVGNGATARSITLAVAQLGAESIVIVARSLERAEGLRKFAAGLGLSAEAQLLSDALEPVDLLASTVPTLATQPHARRWAECATTIFDVVYDPWPTPLGVAASELHRRALSGLDLLAGQAVDQFFWLTGQRVTFEMCLSAAEQELRRRETL is encoded by the coding sequence GTGCTCGGGCAAGTGATGCGTTGCGCCGTCATCGGTGACCCGGCCTCACACTCCCTCTCGCCAGCCATCCACACCGCCGGCTACGTCGCGGTTGGGCTGGATTGGCGCTACGAGGCGATCGATGTCACGCCCCGAGAGCTGTCTTCGTTCGTAGAAGGCTGCCAGGCTGATGGACGCTGGGTGGGGCTCAGCGTCACCGCACCGCACAAAGACGCCATCGTCGAGTTTGGTGAACCCGACGAGCCGACGCGCCTGCTGGGGTGCGGCAACACGTTGGTGTTTGGGGAGCAGCCTCTGGTTCGCAACACTGACGTTCCCGGCTTTGCGTTGGCTCTTGAGCGCTCGGGTGCTCCGACGCCGAGGCGAGTGGCGATCGTCGGGAATGGTGCTACCGCGCGGTCGATCACGCTGGCGGTGGCTCAGTTGGGTGCCGAAAGCATCGTGATTGTGGCTCGTAGCCTCGAGCGAGCCGAAGGGCTGCGGAAGTTTGCCGCTGGGCTGGGGCTGAGCGCCGAGGCGCAGTTGCTCTCCGACGCGCTGGAGCCGGTGGATTTGCTCGCAAGCACGGTTCCTACGCTCGCGACTCAGCCTCACGCTCGGCGCTGGGCAGAATGCGCGACGACGATCTTCGATGTGGTCTACGACCCGTGGCCCACGCCCCTTGGGGTCGCCGCGAGCGAGCTGCACCGTCGGGCATTGTCGGGCCTGGATCTGCTCGCCGGACAAGCTGTCGATCAGTTCTTCTGGCTCACGGGGCAACGGGTCACGTTCGAGATGTGCCTCTCAGCTGCCGAGCAGGAACTTCGCCGGCGTGAGACTCTCTGA
- the aroC gene encoding chorismate synthase, whose translation MLRYLTAGESHGQSLIATMEGIPAHVRVGEKEIAHNLARRRLGAGRGARMKFEADALRLLAGFRHGETLGSPIAIEVGNTEWPKWEQVMAPGEVDPDELASLARNAKLTRPRPGHADLVGMQKYGFDEARPILERASARETAARVALGTVAMAFLDQALGIKVLSHVVELGPVRSESTKRPTWEDLEAIDADPVRCFDAAASARMQAEVEACHKEGDTLGGVVEVIAEGVPPGLGSHIQGDRRLDARLAGALMGIQAIKGVEVGDGFELARTRGSKAHDEILPGIRRATDHAGGTEGGMSTGELLRVRAAMKPIATVPRALRTIDVSTGEPDSAHHQRSDVCAVPAAGVVAEAMVALVLAECVLEKFGGDAVAETRRNATAYLDEVRERGLGLA comes from the coding sequence ATGCTTCGTTACCTCACGGCCGGTGAATCGCACGGTCAGTCCCTCATTGCCACCATGGAAGGCATCCCCGCTCACGTTCGCGTGGGGGAGAAGGAGATCGCGCATAACCTCGCCCGACGCCGGCTGGGGGCCGGACGCGGGGCCCGAATGAAGTTCGAAGCCGACGCGCTGCGCCTCCTGGCTGGCTTTCGTCACGGAGAGACCCTCGGATCGCCGATTGCTATCGAGGTCGGCAACACCGAATGGCCGAAGTGGGAGCAAGTGATGGCGCCCGGCGAGGTGGATCCCGACGAGCTCGCTTCCCTCGCGCGCAATGCGAAGCTGACCCGCCCGCGTCCCGGCCACGCGGATTTGGTGGGCATGCAAAAGTACGGCTTCGACGAGGCCCGCCCTATTTTGGAGCGCGCATCTGCGCGTGAAACGGCAGCCCGCGTCGCGCTCGGCACCGTCGCCATGGCGTTCCTCGACCAGGCGCTGGGCATCAAGGTGCTGAGCCACGTGGTTGAGCTCGGGCCGGTGCGCTCCGAGAGTACGAAACGCCCGACGTGGGAAGATCTCGAGGCGATCGACGCCGACCCCGTGCGTTGCTTCGACGCCGCGGCATCGGCCAGGATGCAGGCGGAAGTTGAGGCGTGTCACAAGGAGGGCGACACGCTCGGTGGTGTCGTTGAGGTGATCGCCGAGGGCGTGCCTCCTGGCCTTGGCTCGCACATCCAGGGCGACCGTCGGCTCGACGCGCGCCTCGCCGGCGCACTCATGGGCATTCAAGCCATCAAGGGCGTCGAGGTTGGCGATGGGTTTGAGCTCGCCCGTACCCGAGGCTCCAAGGCCCACGACGAAATCCTGCCAGGTATCCGTCGCGCCACCGATCACGCGGGCGGCACCGAAGGCGGCATGTCCACCGGCGAGTTGCTGCGCGTGAGAGCGGCGATGAAACCCATCGCGACGGTACCCCGCGCGCTGCGCACGATCGACGTCTCGACGGGCGAGCCCGATTCCGCTCACCATCAGCGCAGCGATGTATGCGCTGTGCCGGCGGCGGGCGTCGTCGCGGAGGCGATGGTGGCGCTAGTGCTGGCCGAGTGCGTGCTGGAGAAGTTCGGCGGCGACGCCGTCGCGGAGACGCGTCGCAACGCCACCGCGTACCTCGACGAAGTCCGCGAACGGGGGCTGGGGCTGGCATGA
- a CDS encoding shikimate kinase, whose amino-acid sequence MSMVFIGAPGAGKSSVGKRVARKLNLTFVDVDARIEEVLGKPISEIFADEGEAYFRQAEEEATLELLDAADVVSLGGGAVMNERIREALQGHEVIWLRVSAGQAARRVGMNTVRPLLLGNTRATLIKLLAERTPFYEACATQTIETDGRGTAEVADQIVAEHQQ is encoded by the coding sequence ATGAGCATGGTGTTCATCGGCGCGCCTGGTGCCGGGAAAAGCTCCGTAGGGAAGCGCGTCGCGCGGAAACTCAACCTCACATTCGTCGATGTCGATGCCCGCATCGAAGAGGTGCTGGGGAAACCCATCAGCGAGATCTTCGCCGACGAGGGGGAGGCCTACTTCCGGCAAGCTGAGGAGGAAGCCACCCTCGAGTTGCTGGATGCCGCCGACGTGGTCTCGCTCGGCGGCGGCGCCGTGATGAACGAGCGCATCCGCGAAGCACTGCAAGGCCACGAGGTGATCTGGCTGAGGGTGTCTGCGGGCCAGGCCGCGCGTCGCGTAGGCATGAACACCGTCCGCCCGCTTCTGCTGGGCAATACACGCGCGACGCTCATCAAGCTGCTCGCTGAGCGCACGCCGTTCTACGAGGCATGCGCCACGCAAACGATTGAGACGGATGGGCGTGGCACAGCCGAGGTGGCCGACCAGATCGTCGCGGAGCATCAGCAATGA